A genome region from Triticum aestivum cultivar Chinese Spring chromosome 2B, IWGSC CS RefSeq v2.1, whole genome shotgun sequence includes the following:
- the LOC123040785 gene encoding wall-associated receptor kinase 1 isoform X2 — MSGIELLLHKRRAAYNTVPAMTTTRSSQSHHSQPLPIILVLLAAAASTRLILQAAATAEQDEKQPITLPGCPDRCGDTLIPFPFGTKPGCFREGFQVTCNDSFTPHRAFLAYAGVNQHIAEIYYKVGWHHPVWRTDHGNTALELIDISVADGEARAYGLVSSLCNAANLSGDYVAKCQNLALGERGPFLLSVTRNLLVGVGWRVEPKIMSYLWSAYRNSTYEFSLACLSDLMGMPKLLQLATNGSCSSRGCCQAALPEAAPLTDFGTWFSIEDNPMWQTNPCTYAMVVESDWYRFSTPDLYGVEVLPRRYPRGIPFVLDFSIRNGACPGKGQKPPPDYACVSGNSYCANATGGAAHGYVCRCLEHYDGNPYIANGCQDIDECKLRKLNPELYPCSSDGICKNRLEGYDCPCKLGMKGDGIKGTCTDKFPLVAQVIVGGIGGIFIIAAISFLILLHKEKQKTREFYQKNGGPTLEKAKFIKLFKKEELKPILKSSNFIGKGGFGEVYKGFLDNEEVAVKKPISGTMLENEQFANEVIIQSRVIHKNIVRLIGCCLEVDIPMLVYEFLSNGSLDDILHGKKKVTLNLGVRLSIAIESADALVYMHSKTNAKIIHGDVKPANILLDDKFAPKISDFGISRLIARDKKHTGSVIGDMSYIDPVYLQTGLLTEKSDVYSFGVVILELISGQKATHSDGGSLVNSFLEAGKKEKKVTELFDKEIVVAGDLEILDSLAAIALECLNLDVDQRPSMTEFGIL, encoded by the exons ATGAGTGGAATAGAGCTGTTGCTTCACAAGCGCAGGGCAGCATACAACACCGTACCGGCCATGACCACCACGCGAAGCTCCCAATCCCATCACTCCCAGCCACTGCCAATAATCCTAGTCCTCCTTGCAGCAGCAGCATCAACTCGCTTGATCTTACAGGCTGCTGCTACTGCAGAACAAGATGAGAAGCAGCCGATCACGCTTCCGGGTTGCCCCGACAGGTGCGGCGACACTCTCATCCCCTTCCCGTTCGGCACGAAGCCCGGCTGCTTCCGCGAGGGCTTCCAGGTCACCTGCAACGACTCCTTCACTCCCCACCGCGCCTTTCTCGCCTACGCCGGAGTAAACCAGCACATAGCCGAGATATACTACAAGGTGGGGTGGCACCATCCTGTGTGGAGGACCGACCATGGCAACACGGCCCTGGAGCTCATAGACATATCGGTGGCCGACGGCGAGGCGCGCGCTTATGGCCTCGTTTCGTCCCTCTGCAACGCCGCCAACCTCAGTGGCGACTACGTCGCCAAGTGCCAGAACTTGGCGCTGGGCGAGAGGGGCCCGTTCCTGCTGTCGGTGACGCGCAACCTCCTCGTCGGCGTGGGCTGGAGGGTGGAACCCAAGATCATGAGCTACCTGTGGTCAGCGTACCGGAACTCCACCTATGAGTTCTCGCTCGCCTGCCTCTCGGACCTTATGGGCATGCCCAAGCTCCTGCAGCTGGCGACCAATGGGTCATGCTCCAGCCGGGGCTGCTGCCAGGCCGCGCTGCCGGAGGCGGCTCCGCTCACCGACTTCGGGACGTGGTTCAGCATCGAGGACAACCCCATGTGGCAGACCAACCCGTGCACCTACGCCATGGTGGTCGAGAGCGACTGGTACCGCTTCTCCACGCCGGACCTGTACGGCGTCGAGGTGCTGCCCAGGAGGTACCCAAGGGGCATCCCCTTCGTGCTCGACTTCTCCATCCGGAACGGTGCATGCCCGGGGAAAGGCCAGAAACCACCTCCGGACTACGCCTGCGTCAGCGGCAACAGCTATTGCGCCAACGCGACAGGTGGTGCTGCCCATGGCTATGTGTGCAGGTGCTTGGAACATTACGATGGCAACCCTTACATCGCCAATGGATGCCAAG aCATCGACGAGTGCAAGCTCCGAAAACTGAATCCTGAGTTGTATCCTTGTTCGAGTGATGGGATCTGCAAGAACAGGCTGGAAGGCTATGACTGTCCATGTAAACTCGGAATGAAAGGTGACGGTATAAAAGGAACTTGCACCGATAAATTCCCCCTAGTAGCACAGGTGATTGTGG GTGGAATAGGTGGTATTTTTATCATCGCGGCTATATCATTCCTTATTCTTCTTcacaaagagaaacaaaagacaagagAGTTTTATCAAAAGAACGGCGGGCCTACATTAGAGAAGGCAAAGttcataaaacttttcaaaaaggaggaGCTCAAGCCAATTTTGAAGAGTAGCAATTTCATTGGAAAAGGTGGCTTTGGTGAAGTTTATAAGGGCTTTCTTGATAATGAAGAAGTTGCGGTAAAGAAGCCAATTAGTGGTACTATGCTAGAGAATGAACAGTTTGCAAACGAAGTCATCATTCAGTCTCGAGTAATCCACAAGAACATCGTTAGGCTCATAGGTTGTTGCCTAGAAGTTGATATCCCGATGTTGGTCTATGAGTTTCTCTCCAATGGTAGCCTTGATGACATTCTTCACGGCAAAAAGAAGGTGACGCTCAACTTGGGTGTGCGTTTAAGTATTGCTATCGAATCGGCAGATGCTCTGGTCTATATGCACTCAAAAACCAATGCCAAAATCATACATGGTGATGTTAAACCTGCAAATATACTCTTGGATGATAAGTTTGCGCCGAAGATCTCAGACTTTGGCATATCAAGGTTGATTGCGAGAGACAAAAAACACACCGGATCTGTCATTGGTGACATGAGTTATATCGATCCAGTGTATCTACAAACTGGCCTACTAACCGAGAAAAGTGATGTCTACAGTTTTGGTGTTGTCATACTGGAACTTATTAGTGGGCAGAAAGCCACACATTCTGATGGCGGCAGCTTAGTAAACAGTTTCCTTGAAGCTGGGAAGAAAGAGAAGAAAGTGACAGAGTTGTTTGACAAGGAAATTGTAGTCGCAGGAGATTTGGAGATTCTTGATAGTTTGGCAGCGATCGCTTTGGAATGTCTTAACCTTGATGTGGATCAAAGACCATCGATGACAGAG TTCGGGATTCTATAG
- the LOC123040785 gene encoding wall-associated receptor kinase 1 isoform X1 — translation MSGIELLLHKRRAAYNTVPAMTTTRSSQSHHSQPLPIILVLLAAAASTRLILQAAATAEQDEKQPITLPGCPDRCGDTLIPFPFGTKPGCFREGFQVTCNDSFTPHRAFLAYAGVNQHIAEIYYKVGWHHPVWRTDHGNTALELIDISVADGEARAYGLVSSLCNAANLSGDYVAKCQNLALGERGPFLLSVTRNLLVGVGWRVEPKIMSYLWSAYRNSTYEFSLACLSDLMGMPKLLQLATNGSCSSRGCCQAALPEAAPLTDFGTWFSIEDNPMWQTNPCTYAMVVESDWYRFSTPDLYGVEVLPRRYPRGIPFVLDFSIRNGACPGKGQKPPPDYACVSGNSYCANATGGAAHGYVCRCLEHYDGNPYIANGCQDIDECKLRKLNPELYPCSSDGICKNRLEGYDCPCKLGMKGDGIKGTCTDKFPLVAQVIVGGIGGIFIIAAISFLILLHKEKQKTREFYQKNGGPTLEKAKFIKLFKKEELKPILKSSNFIGKGGFGEVYKGFLDNEEVAVKKPISGTMLENEQFANEVIIQSRVIHKNIVRLIGCCLEVDIPMLVYEFLSNGSLDDILHGKKKVTLNLGVRLSIAIESADALVYMHSKTNAKIIHGDVKPANILLDDKFAPKISDFGISRLIARDKKHTGSVIGDMSYIDPVYLQTGLLTEKSDVYSFGVVILELISGQKATHSDGGSLVNSFLEAGKKEKKVTELFDKEIVVAGDLEILDSLAAIALECLNLDVDQRPSMTEVVERLLIMNRSRKS, via the exons ATGAGTGGAATAGAGCTGTTGCTTCACAAGCGCAGGGCAGCATACAACACCGTACCGGCCATGACCACCACGCGAAGCTCCCAATCCCATCACTCCCAGCCACTGCCAATAATCCTAGTCCTCCTTGCAGCAGCAGCATCAACTCGCTTGATCTTACAGGCTGCTGCTACTGCAGAACAAGATGAGAAGCAGCCGATCACGCTTCCGGGTTGCCCCGACAGGTGCGGCGACACTCTCATCCCCTTCCCGTTCGGCACGAAGCCCGGCTGCTTCCGCGAGGGCTTCCAGGTCACCTGCAACGACTCCTTCACTCCCCACCGCGCCTTTCTCGCCTACGCCGGAGTAAACCAGCACATAGCCGAGATATACTACAAGGTGGGGTGGCACCATCCTGTGTGGAGGACCGACCATGGCAACACGGCCCTGGAGCTCATAGACATATCGGTGGCCGACGGCGAGGCGCGCGCTTATGGCCTCGTTTCGTCCCTCTGCAACGCCGCCAACCTCAGTGGCGACTACGTCGCCAAGTGCCAGAACTTGGCGCTGGGCGAGAGGGGCCCGTTCCTGCTGTCGGTGACGCGCAACCTCCTCGTCGGCGTGGGCTGGAGGGTGGAACCCAAGATCATGAGCTACCTGTGGTCAGCGTACCGGAACTCCACCTATGAGTTCTCGCTCGCCTGCCTCTCGGACCTTATGGGCATGCCCAAGCTCCTGCAGCTGGCGACCAATGGGTCATGCTCCAGCCGGGGCTGCTGCCAGGCCGCGCTGCCGGAGGCGGCTCCGCTCACCGACTTCGGGACGTGGTTCAGCATCGAGGACAACCCCATGTGGCAGACCAACCCGTGCACCTACGCCATGGTGGTCGAGAGCGACTGGTACCGCTTCTCCACGCCGGACCTGTACGGCGTCGAGGTGCTGCCCAGGAGGTACCCAAGGGGCATCCCCTTCGTGCTCGACTTCTCCATCCGGAACGGTGCATGCCCGGGGAAAGGCCAGAAACCACCTCCGGACTACGCCTGCGTCAGCGGCAACAGCTATTGCGCCAACGCGACAGGTGGTGCTGCCCATGGCTATGTGTGCAGGTGCTTGGAACATTACGATGGCAACCCTTACATCGCCAATGGATGCCAAG aCATCGACGAGTGCAAGCTCCGAAAACTGAATCCTGAGTTGTATCCTTGTTCGAGTGATGGGATCTGCAAGAACAGGCTGGAAGGCTATGACTGTCCATGTAAACTCGGAATGAAAGGTGACGGTATAAAAGGAACTTGCACCGATAAATTCCCCCTAGTAGCACAGGTGATTGTGG GTGGAATAGGTGGTATTTTTATCATCGCGGCTATATCATTCCTTATTCTTCTTcacaaagagaaacaaaagacaagagAGTTTTATCAAAAGAACGGCGGGCCTACATTAGAGAAGGCAAAGttcataaaacttttcaaaaaggaggaGCTCAAGCCAATTTTGAAGAGTAGCAATTTCATTGGAAAAGGTGGCTTTGGTGAAGTTTATAAGGGCTTTCTTGATAATGAAGAAGTTGCGGTAAAGAAGCCAATTAGTGGTACTATGCTAGAGAATGAACAGTTTGCAAACGAAGTCATCATTCAGTCTCGAGTAATCCACAAGAACATCGTTAGGCTCATAGGTTGTTGCCTAGAAGTTGATATCCCGATGTTGGTCTATGAGTTTCTCTCCAATGGTAGCCTTGATGACATTCTTCACGGCAAAAAGAAGGTGACGCTCAACTTGGGTGTGCGTTTAAGTATTGCTATCGAATCGGCAGATGCTCTGGTCTATATGCACTCAAAAACCAATGCCAAAATCATACATGGTGATGTTAAACCTGCAAATATACTCTTGGATGATAAGTTTGCGCCGAAGATCTCAGACTTTGGCATATCAAGGTTGATTGCGAGAGACAAAAAACACACCGGATCTGTCATTGGTGACATGAGTTATATCGATCCAGTGTATCTACAAACTGGCCTACTAACCGAGAAAAGTGATGTCTACAGTTTTGGTGTTGTCATACTGGAACTTATTAGTGGGCAGAAAGCCACACATTCTGATGGCGGCAGCTTAGTAAACAGTTTCCTTGAAGCTGGGAAGAAAGAGAAGAAAGTGACAGAGTTGTTTGACAAGGAAATTGTAGTCGCAGGAGATTTGGAGATTCTTGATAGTTTGGCAGCGATCGCTTTGGAATGTCTTAACCTTGATGTGGATCAAAGACCATCGATGACAGAGGTAGTAGAGCGCCTTCTCATAATGAACCGGTCTCGTAAGTCGTAA